A single Methylobacterium sp. 17Sr1-1 DNA region contains:
- a CDS encoding ABC transporter substrate-binding protein: MSFRSTAAGAAGLALSLALSAPALAQDAKAPIKIGVLSDMSGPFADQAGTGSVAAAQLAVEDFAKEAGELKVEVVSADHQNKPDIGLATARRWLDQEGVSTIVDLPNSAVALAVSNLMRERHRVALASSALTSDLTGKACAPTTVQWVSDTWAQGSATARAIAGRGLKSWYFVTVDYALGHALERDATVALKAAGGTVKGSSKHPLNAGDFASPLLSAQGSGAQVLALADTGADMINAVKQAAEFGVMPEMRLAALFVQLSDTHALGLKAAQGLQLASAFYWDRTDGTRAFAKRFGERMNGRMPTENHAGVYSSTLAYLRAVRDTGTIEGEKVVAALREKPINDPLFGTVTVRQDGRAVHDLFLYEVKAPADSKGPYDYYKLLDTVPGDQAFRPMAEGGCPLVK; encoded by the coding sequence ATGTCGTTCCGCTCAACGGCCGCCGGCGCCGCCGGCCTCGCCCTGTCGCTGGCCTTGAGTGCCCCCGCCCTCGCCCAGGACGCCAAGGCGCCGATCAAGATCGGCGTGCTCAGCGACATGAGCGGGCCCTTCGCCGACCAGGCGGGCACCGGCTCGGTCGCGGCCGCGCAGCTCGCCGTCGAGGATTTCGCCAAGGAGGCCGGCGAGCTGAAGGTCGAGGTCGTCTCGGCCGACCACCAGAACAAGCCCGATATCGGGCTCGCCACCGCCCGGCGCTGGCTCGACCAGGAGGGCGTCTCGACCATCGTCGACCTGCCGAACTCGGCGGTCGCGCTGGCGGTGTCCAACCTGATGCGCGAGCGCCACCGGGTGGCGCTCGCCTCGAGTGCGCTCACCTCCGACCTCACCGGCAAGGCCTGCGCGCCGACCACCGTGCAGTGGGTCTCGGATACCTGGGCGCAAGGCTCGGCCACCGCGCGGGCCATCGCCGGCCGCGGCCTCAAGTCCTGGTACTTCGTCACCGTCGATTACGCCCTCGGTCACGCGCTGGAGCGCGACGCCACCGTCGCGCTGAAGGCCGCCGGCGGCACCGTGAAGGGGTCGAGCAAGCACCCGCTCAATGCCGGCGACTTCGCCTCGCCGCTGCTCTCGGCGCAGGGCTCGGGCGCGCAGGTGCTGGCGCTCGCGGACACGGGCGCCGACATGATCAACGCCGTCAAGCAGGCGGCGGAGTTCGGCGTGATGCCCGAGATGCGCCTCGCGGCGCTGTTCGTGCAGCTCTCCGACACCCACGCGCTCGGCCTCAAGGCGGCGCAGGGGCTCCAGCTCGCCAGCGCCTTCTACTGGGACCGCACCGACGGCACCCGCGCCTTCGCCAAGCGCTTCGGCGAGCGGATGAACGGCCGCATGCCGACCGAGAACCATGCCGGCGTCTATTCCTCGACGCTGGCCTACCTGCGGGCGGTGCGCGACACCGGCACCATCGAGGGCGAGAAGGTCGTGGCGGCCTTGCGCGAGAAGCCGATCAACGATCCGCTCTTCGGCACCGTCACGGTGCGCCAGGACGGCCGCGCGGTGCACGACCTGTTCCTCTACGAGGTGAAGGCCCCGGCCGACAGCAAGGGCCCGTACGACTACTACAAGCTCCTCGACACCGTGCCGGGCGACCAGGCGTTCCGGCCGATGGCCGAAGGCGGCTGCCCGCTGGTGAAGTAA
- a CDS encoding aldo/keto reductase, translating to MSDAVLTLNDGKRIPQLGFGVWRLSDEEAPAVVGTALEAGYRLIDTAAMYGNEAGIGRAVAASSLKREEIFVATKVWNDRHGYDETLRACEESLSRLGLDYVDLYLVHWPVPQRGAYVDTWRALMRLREDGRARSIGVCNFTVEHLKRVIDATGSTPSVNQVELHPRFQQKALRAFHQEAGIVTEAWAPLGRGGLLDDPAIQAIAAKHGRTPAQIVLRWHLDGGTVAIPKSATPARIRENRELDGFTLDAEDLARINALDDPAGRMGPDPETFGV from the coding sequence ATGTCCGACGCCGTCCTGACCCTCAACGACGGGAAGCGCATCCCCCAGCTCGGCTTCGGGGTGTGGCGGCTCTCCGACGAGGAGGCCCCGGCGGTCGTCGGCACCGCGCTGGAGGCCGGGTACCGCCTGATCGACACCGCGGCGATGTACGGCAACGAGGCCGGCATCGGCCGCGCCGTCGCCGCATCGAGCCTGAAGCGGGAGGAGATCTTCGTCGCCACCAAGGTCTGGAACGACCGCCACGGCTACGACGAGACCCTGCGGGCCTGCGAGGAATCCTTGAGCCGCCTCGGCCTCGACTACGTCGACCTCTACCTCGTCCACTGGCCGGTGCCGCAGCGCGGGGCTTACGTCGACACCTGGCGCGCCCTGATGCGCCTGCGCGAGGATGGCCGCGCCCGCTCGATCGGCGTCTGCAACTTCACGGTCGAGCACCTCAAGCGCGTGATCGACGCCACCGGCTCGACTCCCTCGGTCAACCAGGTCGAGCTGCATCCGCGCTTCCAGCAGAAGGCCTTGCGGGCCTTCCACCAGGAGGCCGGCATCGTCACCGAGGCCTGGGCGCCGCTCGGCCGCGGCGGCCTGCTGGACGACCCGGCGATCCAGGCCATCGCCGCGAAGCACGGCCGCACCCCGGCCCAGATCGTGCTGCGCTGGCACCTGGACGGCGGCACCGTCGCGATCCCGAAATCCGCCACGCCCGCCCGCATCCGCGAGAACCGGGAGCTCGACGGCTTCACCCTCGACGCCGAGGATCTCGCCCGCATAAACGCCCTCGACGATCCGGCCGGGCGGATGGGGCCGGATCCGGAGACCTTCGGGGTGTGA
- a CDS encoding thioesterase family protein has product MSGRTPPETRAAYRRFVPITTRWADNDVYGHVNNVVYYAFFDTAVNSVLIAEGALDISKSPVIGLVVETGCRYFRSMAFPDRVTAGIRVAHRGTSSVRYEVGLFRNDDEEAAAQGHFVHVYVDRATQRPVPLPEELRRVLEPLAVAAP; this is encoded by the coding sequence TTGAGCGGCCGTACGCCCCCCGAGACCCGCGCCGCCTACCGGCGCTTCGTCCCGATCACCACCCGCTGGGCCGACAACGACGTCTACGGCCACGTCAACAACGTGGTCTATTACGCGTTCTTCGACACGGCGGTGAACAGCGTGCTGATCGCGGAGGGCGCCCTCGATATTTCGAAGAGCCCGGTGATCGGCCTCGTGGTCGAGACCGGGTGCCGCTACTTCCGCTCGATGGCGTTTCCCGACCGGGTCACCGCCGGGATCCGGGTCGCGCATCGCGGCACGTCGAGCGTGCGCTACGAGGTCGGGCTGTTTCGCAACGACGACGAGGAGGCCGCGGCGCAGGGCCACTTCGTCCACGTCTACGTCGACCGGGCGACGCAGCGCCCGGTGCCGCTGCCGGAGGAGTTGCGGCGGGTGCTGGAGCCGCTCGCCGTGGCCGCCCCGTGA
- a CDS encoding ACT domain-containing protein produces MSGETDLGRLLARMRPELRPGTYVFATLDDGALPAGLAPVMSFREAEGTTLILPEAEAARAGLTSAFPCRWITLTVHSSLAAVGFLAAVAARLAGRGIAVNAVSAFHHDHLFVPAARAEEAMGVLREPGGQETL; encoded by the coding sequence GTGAGCGGCGAAACCGATCTGGGCAGGCTCCTGGCCCGGATGCGGCCGGAGCTGCGTCCCGGCACCTACGTCTTCGCCACCCTGGACGACGGCGCGCTGCCGGCGGGCCTCGCCCCCGTGATGAGCTTTCGCGAGGCGGAGGGCACGACCCTGATCCTTCCCGAGGCGGAGGCCGCGCGGGCCGGTCTCACGAGTGCATTCCCATGCCGCTGGATCACGCTGACGGTGCACTCCTCGCTCGCGGCCGTCGGCTTCCTCGCCGCCGTGGCGGCGCGCCTCGCCGGACGGGGGATCGCCGTCAACGCCGTCTCGGCCTTCCACCACGACCACCTGTTCGTGCCGGCGGCGCGGGCGGAGGAGGCGATGGGGGTGCTGCGGGAGCCTGGCGGCCAGGAAACCCTCTGA
- a CDS encoding sulfite exporter TauE/SafE family protein → MTDLFAGSAGPLGWAVILATFLLAGFVKGVIGLGLPTVAVGLLATVMSPAQAAALLIVPSFVTNVWQLLAGPRSSALLRRLWPMMAAVAVGTVASAGLIAGGQGPGPASALGIALVAYAVIGLAGLSVRVPAGAEPWLSPVVGLATGLVTGATGVFVIPAVPYLQALQLDRDALIQALGLSFTVSTVALAAGLAREGALPLAAGAASLATLAPALLGMAAGQWLRGRVSAPTFRRAFLIGLLLLGAHLALRPWL, encoded by the coding sequence GTGACCGACCTCTTCGCCGGCAGCGCCGGCCCGCTCGGCTGGGCGGTGATCCTCGCCACCTTCCTCCTCGCCGGCTTCGTCAAGGGCGTGATCGGGCTCGGCCTGCCGACGGTGGCGGTGGGGCTGCTCGCCACGGTGATGAGCCCGGCCCAGGCCGCGGCGCTCCTGATCGTGCCGTCCTTCGTCACCAATGTCTGGCAGCTCCTCGCCGGGCCGCGCTCCAGCGCCCTGCTGCGGCGGCTGTGGCCGATGATGGCGGCGGTCGCCGTCGGCACGGTAGCGAGCGCCGGGCTGATCGCCGGCGGCCAGGGGCCGGGCCCGGCGAGCGCACTCGGCATCGCGCTGGTGGCCTACGCGGTGATCGGGCTCGCCGGCCTCTCCGTCCGGGTGCCGGCCGGCGCCGAGCCGTGGCTGTCGCCGGTCGTCGGCCTCGCCACCGGCCTCGTCACCGGGGCGACCGGGGTCTTCGTGATTCCCGCGGTGCCCTACCTCCAGGCGCTTCAGCTCGACCGGGACGCGCTGATCCAGGCCCTCGGCCTGTCCTTCACGGTCTCGACCGTGGCGCTGGCCGCCGGCCTCGCGCGGGAGGGCGCGCTGCCGCTCGCCGCCGGGGCCGCCTCCCTCGCCACCCTGGCGCCGGCGCTCCTCGGCATGGCGGCCGGGCAGTGGCTGCGCGGCCGGGTCTCGGCGCCGACCTTCCGGCGCGCTTTCCTGATCGGCCTTCTGCTGCTCGGCGCCCACCTGGCCCTGCGGCCGTGGCTGTGA
- a CDS encoding 5-oxoprolinase subunit PxpA — protein sequence MLSIDLNSDLGEGFGDYRCGDDAAMLEVVTSANVACGLHAGDPEIMARTFAIARDRGVAVGAHPGYPDRWGFGRRILPFTPGEVERLVAYQVGAAAGLAAYAGHRLTYVKAHGALANLAAVEREMADAIARAVKAVDPSLSLLAIALTAQVAAGEAQGLDVHQEIFADRGYTEAGFLIPRNQPGAMITDEAEAAERVLAMVQEGAIIAASGKRLPTPVRSVCVHGDSAHAVALARAVRARLEGAGVRLASFRA from the coding sequence ATGCTGTCCATCGACCTCAATTCGGACCTCGGCGAGGGTTTCGGCGATTACCGCTGCGGCGACGACGCGGCGATGCTGGAGGTCGTGACCTCGGCCAACGTCGCCTGCGGCCTGCATGCGGGCGATCCCGAGATCATGGCCCGCACCTTCGCCATCGCGCGGGACCGCGGCGTCGCGGTCGGCGCCCATCCGGGCTATCCGGACCGGTGGGGCTTCGGCCGCCGGATCCTGCCCTTCACCCCCGGCGAGGTCGAGCGGCTCGTCGCCTACCAGGTCGGTGCCGCCGCGGGCCTCGCGGCCTATGCCGGCCACCGCCTCACCTACGTCAAGGCGCACGGGGCGCTCGCCAACCTCGCGGCGGTGGAGCGGGAGATGGCGGATGCCATCGCGCGCGCGGTCAAGGCCGTCGATCCCTCGCTGTCGCTGCTCGCCATCGCGCTCACCGCCCAGGTCGCGGCGGGCGAGGCGCAGGGCCTCGACGTGCACCAGGAGATCTTCGCCGATCGCGGCTACACCGAGGCCGGGTTCCTGATCCCCCGCAACCAGCCCGGCGCGATGATCACCGACGAGGCGGAGGCCGCCGAGCGCGTGCTCGCCATGGTGCAGGAGGGGGCGATCATCGCGGCGAGCGGGAAGCGCCTGCCGACGCCGGTCCGCTCGGTCTGCGTCCACGGCGATTCCGCCCACGCGGTCGCGCTCGCCCGGGCCGTCCGCGCCCGCCTCGAAGGCGCGGGCGTAAGGCTCGCCTCGTTCCGGGCGTGA
- the glyA gene encoding serine hydroxymethyltransferase, protein MRLLHDGYFDRGLDADPELAASIRGELARQRDGIELIASENIVSRLVLEAQGSVLTNKTVEGLPYRRYYGGAAHADAIEALAVTRATRLFGCRFANVQPHSGSNANAGVFLGLLALGDTILSMGVEAGGHISHGHPATLTGRDYRIVRYGVERDSERVELESVAKLAREHRPKMIVAGGSAYARALDFAGLRAIADEVGALLMVDMAHFAGLVATGLYPHPFPHAHVVTSTTYKSLRGARGGLVLWNDPALSDRINDGIFPGVQGSVMMHAVAAKAACFGEALRPEFRAYNQAVLDNARALAASVAEAGMRLVAGGTDCGLMLVDLSPQGITGDVAAEALEAAGLAVNKNQIPFDTRPPEAPSGLRLSSNAGTARGFGVEEFGQVGRWIGRVVAAPRDEAGLAVVREEVLALCRRFPIYDGA, encoded by the coding sequence ATGCGCCTCCTCCACGACGGCTATTTCGACCGCGGCCTCGACGCCGACCCGGAGCTCGCCGCCTCGATCCGCGGCGAGCTCGCCCGGCAGCGGGACGGGATCGAGCTGATCGCCTCGGAGAACATCGTCTCGCGGCTGGTGCTGGAGGCGCAGGGCTCGGTGCTGACCAACAAGACCGTCGAGGGCCTGCCCTACCGGCGCTATTACGGCGGCGCCGCGCATGCCGACGCGATCGAGGCCCTGGCGGTGACCCGGGCGACGCGGCTGTTCGGCTGCCGGTTCGCCAACGTGCAGCCGCATTCGGGCTCGAACGCCAATGCGGGCGTCTTCCTCGGCCTGCTGGCGCTCGGCGACACGATCCTGTCGATGGGCGTCGAGGCCGGCGGCCATATCAGCCACGGCCATCCGGCGACCCTGACGGGCCGCGACTACCGGATCGTCCGCTACGGCGTGGAGCGCGACAGCGAGCGCGTCGAACTGGAATCGGTGGCAAAGCTCGCCCGCGAGCACCGGCCGAAGATGATCGTCGCCGGCGGCTCGGCCTATGCCCGCGCTCTCGATTTCGCGGGGTTGCGCGCCATCGCCGACGAGGTCGGGGCGCTGCTGATGGTCGACATGGCGCATTTCGCCGGCCTCGTCGCCACCGGGCTCTATCCGCATCCGTTCCCGCACGCCCACGTGGTCACCTCGACCACCTACAAGTCCCTGCGCGGCGCCCGCGGCGGGCTGGTGCTGTGGAACGATCCCGCCCTGTCGGACAGGATCAATGACGGGATCTTCCCGGGCGTGCAGGGCTCGGTGATGATGCACGCCGTCGCCGCCAAGGCGGCCTGCTTCGGCGAGGCCCTGCGGCCGGAATTCCGCGCCTACAACCAGGCGGTCCTCGACAATGCCCGGGCGCTCGCCGCGAGCGTCGCCGAGGCCGGGATGCGCCTCGTCGCCGGCGGCACCGATTGCGGGCTGATGCTGGTCGACCTCTCGCCGCAGGGCATCACCGGGGACGTGGCCGCCGAGGCGCTGGAAGCGGCGGGCCTCGCGGTCAACAAGAACCAGATCCCGTTCGACACCCGCCCGCCCGAGGCTCCCTCGGGCCTGCGCCTGTCCTCGAATGCCGGCACGGCGCGGGGCTTCGGGGTGGAGGAGTTCGGCCAGGTCGGCCGCTGGATCGGCCGGGTGGTCGCGGCGCCCCGTGACGAGGCCGGGCTGGCGGTCGTGCGGGAGGAGGTGCTGGCCCTGTGCCGGCGCTTCCCGATCTATGACGGGGCGTGA
- a CDS encoding LysR family transcriptional regulator: MDPAGRAAPPSLNALRAFEAAARHGGYVAAARELHVTPAAIGAQVKGLEAWLGRPLFHRRPNGLCLTPEGRAVLPSLTTAFDAVNQAVRVMRAVARPRSLTLAALPCIAQLWLAPRLPGLQAAFDLDVAILTRDDPPDYARERVDLGLYFGEAPAGCTGVVLAQDNLFPVCSPSLAAALRHPRDLSAATLLHDSVWREDWPRWLAHHGTGALRPAREAAFSLYGIALDAALAGHGVLIGHSALVGEALAAGRLVAPFGDRVVAGAPLRLIVPEGGEGERLAGVIRWLSGDAPRGGLLDRVDRC; this comes from the coding sequence ATGGATCCGGCCGGCCGGGCGGCCCCGCCCTCCCTCAACGCCCTGCGGGCCTTCGAGGCGGCGGCGCGTCACGGCGGCTACGTGGCGGCGGCCCGGGAGCTGCACGTCACCCCGGCGGCGATCGGCGCCCAGGTGAAGGGGCTCGAGGCCTGGCTCGGCCGGCCGCTCTTCCACCGCCGGCCGAACGGCCTGTGCCTGACCCCGGAGGGCAGGGCGGTGCTGCCGTCCCTGACGACGGCCTTCGATGCGGTGAACCAGGCGGTGCGGGTGATGCGCGCGGTCGCGAGGCCGCGCAGCCTGACGCTCGCGGCCCTGCCCTGCATCGCCCAGCTCTGGCTCGCCCCCCGACTCCCAGGCCTGCAGGCCGCCTTCGACCTCGACGTCGCGATCCTGACCCGGGACGACCCGCCCGACTATGCCCGCGAGCGGGTCGATCTCGGCCTGTATTTCGGCGAGGCGCCCGCCGGCTGCACCGGCGTGGTTCTGGCGCAAGACAACCTGTTTCCGGTCTGCTCGCCTTCGCTGGCGGCGGCGTTGCGCCACCCGCGGGACTTGAGCGCAGCGACGCTCCTGCACGATTCGGTCTGGCGCGAGGACTGGCCGCGCTGGCTTGCCCACCACGGCACCGGGGCCCTGCGCCCGGCCCGGGAGGCGGCGTTCTCGCTCTACGGCATCGCGCTGGACGCCGCGCTCGCCGGACACGGCGTGCTCATCGGGCACAGCGCGCTGGTGGGCGAGGCGCTGGCGGCCGGGCGCCTCGTCGCGCCGTTCGGGGACCGGGTGGTGGCGGGGGCGCCGCTGCGGCTGATCGTGCCGGAGGGCGGGGAGGGGGAGCGGCTGGCGGGGGTGATCCGGTGGTTGAGCGGGGACGCGCCGCGAGGCGGGCTGCTCGACCGCGTGGACCGCTGCTGA
- a CDS encoding YafY family protein, with translation MRRADRLFQIIQILRRSARPITASMLASELEVTVRTVYRDVADLIAQRVPIRGEAGVGYVIDRNYDMPPLMLSTDELEAAVLGAQWVADRGDPGLANAARDLLAKIANVVPDHLRPFVADPGIGAAPSRATSVDGLDMARLRAAIRTGCKVRIRYRDETGRVSERVVWPVIVGYADTVRLLAAWCELRQAFRHFRADRIEAAVFLDERFERRPADLRRDWKCHFEAERGVRLP, from the coding sequence ATGCGTCGTGCCGATCGCCTGTTCCAGATCATCCAGATCCTGCGCCGCTCGGCGCGACCGATCACGGCCTCGATGCTGGCGTCCGAACTCGAAGTGACGGTCCGCACCGTCTACCGCGACGTGGCGGACCTGATCGCGCAGCGCGTGCCGATCCGGGGTGAAGCAGGGGTGGGCTACGTCATCGACCGCAACTACGACATGCCGCCGTTGATGCTCAGCACTGACGAGTTGGAGGCGGCGGTGCTGGGCGCGCAGTGGGTCGCAGACCGCGGCGATCCAGGGCTGGCGAACGCGGCGCGCGATCTGCTCGCCAAGATCGCCAACGTCGTTCCCGACCATCTGCGCCCGTTCGTTGCCGATCCGGGCATCGGCGCTGCTCCCAGCCGCGCCACGTCCGTCGATGGCCTCGACATGGCGCGGCTGCGTGCCGCGATCCGCACGGGGTGCAAGGTGCGCATCCGTTACCGCGATGAGACTGGCCGCGTGAGCGAGCGCGTCGTCTGGCCGGTGATCGTCGGCTACGCCGACACCGTCCGCTTGCTTGCCGCGTGGTGTGAACTCCGACAAGCCTTCCGTCACTTCCGCGCCGACCGCATCGAGGCCGCGGTCTTTCTCGATGAACGTTTCGAGCGACGGCCCGCCGATCTGCGGCGGGATTGGAAGTGCCACTTCGAGGCCGAGCGCGGCGTGCGCTTGCCCTGA
- a CDS encoding VOC family protein: MHLASTRIITADVDRLVAFYEAVTGLSATRYTPDFAELRTTGATLAVGSTRTLALFGGDAVAQAAANRSAIIEFRVGDVDTEYARLAPDLGSALVQPPTTMPWGNRSLLLRDPDGTLVNLFAPVTAEAEQRLDQP, translated from the coding sequence ATGCATCTCGCCTCGACCCGCATCATCACCGCTGACGTTGATCGTCTTGTCGCGTTCTACGAGGCGGTGACTGGGCTCTCCGCCACCCGCTACACGCCTGACTTCGCCGAGTTGCGCACGACGGGCGCGACGCTGGCGGTCGGCAGCACGCGCACCCTGGCCCTGTTCGGCGGTGACGCCGTCGCCCAGGCGGCGGCCAACCGCAGCGCGATTATCGAGTTCCGGGTCGGCGATGTAGACACGGAATACGCACGGCTCGCGCCCGACCTTGGTTCGGCGCTGGTGCAGCCGCCGACGACGATGCCATGGGGCAACCGCTCGCTGCTGCTGCGCGACCCGGACGGCACGCTCGTCAATCTGTTCGCCCCGGTGACGGCGGAAGCCGAGCAGCGCCTCGACCAGCCATAA